The DNA window TAGCCTTCGGTTACGTGAATGTAAAACATGGGTTAGTGCCGATTTTGGTCGGCGCTTGCGGGCATGGCTGCCTTGTCGTCCTGAGGATGACAATTTCCTGATGCCTTTTGTGCGGTGAACGGTTAAGACTCGCAGCCGATGCAAACACCGGACGATGCCAATCCCACCGATCCGACCGACGGGCCGGGCCCGATTTCGCGGGCTTTCGCGGCTTATGACCGCGTTCCGCTTTACCTCCGCATCGTGGTCGGGCTTGTGCTCGGCGTGGTGATCGGAACGATCCTGAATCTGGCCGGCGCGGCTGATGCCCCGCCGGCGACCGCGCAACCCGCCACCCAGCCGACTACCTTGCCGGCAACCCAGCCGGCGGCAAACGCCGAGGCCGTCGCGACCTCCCTCCCAGCAACCCAAGTTTCGCCCCAGCCTCAAACAGCGTCGGCTGCCACCCAGCCGTCCACTAGGCCGGCGGTCGCACCGCCGAGCCGACCGGTGGCCGCGGTAGTTGCCGGCGGCATGGATCTGTTCGCCAAGTACGTCATTCAGTTTCTGGCAGCCCTGGCACCGCCCCTGATTCTGCTGGCCATCGTCCGCGCACTGCTGACCGCCAAGGTCGAGGGACGCCAGGGTGCCTACATGGTGTTCCTGCTCTTCGTCAACACGTTGGTGGCGATCTGCGTCGGTTTGTTGGTCGCGAACGTCATCCGGCCCGGCCATTTCGCCCATGGCAGCGGAACGGCCCCGCCGAAAGGCGTCGGCGATGTCGACATCGTCAAGCAACTGCTCGAAAACATCCCGGTCAGCCTGCTCGAGCCGCTGGTCAGCGGCCGCGTGATCGGCGTGGTCATCGTCGCGCTCACGTTCGGCATGGCCGCACGGAAGCTCAAGGACCGTCGACGGGAGATGGTCGAAGACCTGATCGAAGCTGGGTTCGACACCATCATCGTTGTGCTGCACTGGGTGATCTGGCTGGTGCCACTGGCGGTGCTGTGCAAGGTCGGGGCGATCCTGGGAACCAAGGGCTACAAGCCCTTCGTCGCCTTGGGCGTCTTCGTCATCGCCGTCCTGGTGGCGCTGGCGCTGCAGGCGACCTGGTACCTCGGGCGGATCAAGTGGAAGACCTGGATCCATCCGACGTTCCTCCTTCAGCAGACAAGAGACGCACTGGTCATGGCGTTCAGCACCGGCAGCTCGACCGCGACCATGCCAGTCACCTACGAGCGGCTGCGCAACGGCGTCGGCCTGCGGGAGCGCTCGGCCAGCCTGGGTGCGCTCGTCGGCAGTAACTTCAACAACGACGGCACCGCACTTTACGAGGCGATGGCGGCGCTCTTCGTCGCGCAGATGCTGGGGATCGAGTTGTCCTTCGGACAACAGATTCTCGTCGTGCTGACTAGTGTCATCGCGTCGGTCGGGGCGGCCGGCATTCCCGAGGCCGGGCTGGTCACCATGACACTGGTGTTCACCGCCGTCGACCTCCCGACCACCTATATCCCATTCCTGCTGCCGGTGGACTGGTTCCTGGACCGCTGCCGGACGGCGATCAATGTCATGGGCGATATGAACGTCGCCTGCCTGCTCGACGGCAAGGAAAAGGAAACGCCCGAGGAAGCCCAAGCCGCGGCACAGACGGCACCTGCGACCTAGGTAAAGCGCATCGCTACGCCGCCGACCAGGTCTTTCATAAGCCGTGAAACAGGGCCGACGGCAGTCCGATTCGCTTGAACCCGCTTCCCTGCTTCATAGACTTCTGAAACAATCACCCCAAACCCCGATGTCCAAGCTCTCCTTCAATATCGACGACGTCATTTCCGGCAAGGCCCGCCTGACCGATGCGCAGGCGCTCGAGCTGCATTCCAACGCCAGCCTGCACGACCTGGGCCAGTGGGCCCACGCCGTCACGCTGCGGCTGCACCCCGAGGACTACCGCACCTACGTTATCGATCGCAACATCAACTACACCAACGTCTGCACGGCCAAGTGCACGTTCTGCGCGTTCCGCCGGGATCACGAAGATTCCGACGCCTACACGCTGACCTACGACACCATCGGCGAAAAAATTAAGGAACTCGTCGCGATCGGCGGCACGCAGATCCTGATGCAAGGCGGCATGAACGACCGCCTGCCGATCGAGTGGTATGAAGACCTGCTGCGGTACATCAAGAGCACGTTCCCAACCGTTCACATCCACGCCTTCAGCCCGCCGGAGTTCGTGGAGTTCGAGCGGTTCTTCAACATGGACGTCCGGGACATCATCCGCCGACTGCACAAGGCCGGCCTTGATACGATCCCCGGCGGCGGCGGCGAGATCTTCGCGCCCCGCGTCCGCAAGCGCATCGGCATTGGCAAGGCCAGCGGCGATGATTGGCTCCGCGTCATGCGCGTTGCGCACGAGGAAGGGCTGAACACCTCGGCGACGATGCTGATCGGCCACATCGAGTTCGTCCGCGAACGGATCGAACACATGGCAGCAATCCGCGACATGCAGGACTACGCCCGCGCGCTATCGGGTCACGGCGAACTGTCCGGGGTTGTCCGACGTTGCATCAGCCGGTGGCCCGGCATCTTCGAACGGTCGGCGTTCAAGCCGGCAGAGGTGGCGTCCGCGCCCGGCTCCTACACCGCCTTCATCCACTGGCCCTTCCAGCGCGAAAACACGCCGCTCGGCCGCGCCAAGGAATGGGATCCCGACACCTACGGCCCGTTCGACGACAGCACCAACGAAGACATCCTCCGCGGCCGCGTCGTCCGGATGGCCGGTGCCGACGAATACCTGCGCATGCTCGCGATCGCACGGCTCTACTTCGACAACGTCCCGTCGCTGCAAAGCAGTTGGGTGACGATGGGCCCGAAGGTCGGCCAACTGGCGATGATGTTCGGCGCCAATGACATGGGCAGCATCATGATGGAAGAGAACGTCGTCAGCGCCGCCGGCACGACCTACAGCCTGGCCGAGCGTGACATCTGCCGCCTGATCCGCGACGCCGGCTGGGTGCCGTCGCAGCGCGACCAGTACTACAACATCCTCAAGCGTCACGACGGCGCCGACGCCCCCGACCTTCAGCCCCTGGCCCAGCCGCCGATGCGGAACGTGAAGCAGATCGACAAGCAGTTCATCGGCGCCGCGCCGGGGATTGACGACGGGGCGGATAGCAGCGTACGAGTCCAATTGCCGCTGCTTGGCGACGCCCGGTAACGTTCGGTTGCAGGCGGCACGAAGCTCAACGGAGTCAGGCACTTTTACGTTTGGCCGATTCTCATGCCTGCCGGCCGAAGGAACTTTCTCAAGCGGCTCGCGCGAGCGACAGTCGCCGCCGCCACGGTCGCCTCGTTACTCGCCTGCATTGGGTTCTGTGCCTGGTGGCATCGCAGTAATTCCATTTCAGACGTCTTCCGCATTCGCTACATTGAACCCGGGCGGGACCTTCGCTTCTTCGCCCAGTCGCGCAACGGCCGGCTCTACTGTGCGCGGATCGACACGCGATACGACCCTCCAAGAACTGCAGTTCCGCCAGAGTCGCATCAGCTCGATGGCTGGAGCCACCACTGGTCGCTGACCACCCAGTCGACCCTCGAGTTAGAAGCGATCGGCCGGCAAGCTCTCACGCCATGGGAGGCGGCGATCGACCTGCACTTCTTCGCCGAGGAAACTCAGAACCAACCGTCCGAGGCACCCTCGACGACTCGCCGGCATTCGCTGCGCGTGCCCTTCAACTTTCTCGTCGCCATCACTGGTCTGCTGCCCTTGATCGCCACCTGGCGGTGGACCCAACGGGCTCGCAAACATTCGGCGGCGCGGCGAACAGGCCATTGCACGCAGTGCGGCTACGACCTCCGCGCCACCCGCGACCGCTGCCCGGAGTGCGGCGCGGTCGTCCGTGCAGGCTCCGTAACGCCGACGTAAGACGCCCAACTCTCAATTGTCCTACTTTTCAATCCGCAGCACCCGCCCGTTGTAGCTGTCGCTGATGTACAGCGTCCCGTCCGGCGACTGGTAGATGCCGTGGGGGCGCTTCAGTTCCGCCTGCTTCGGGTCGCCGCCTACGCCGGCCGTGCCAGCCTTGCCGGTGCCGGCGACGCGCTCGATCTTCTGCGTCTTGACGTCATACCGGCGGATCAGGTGGTTCTCGGCGTCGGCGATCAGCACGTTGCCGTCGGCTTCCACCCAGATGTGCTTCGGGCCGTTCATCTCTGCCGCCAGCGCCGGGCCGCCGTCGCCGCCGCTGCCTTTCTTGCCGCTGCCGGCGACGGTTTTGATCTTGCCGTCCGGCGTGACGACACGCAGCGCGTTGACGCCACGCTCCAGGATGTACAGGTTGCCGGCGGCGTCCATCGCGGCGGCGCGGGGGTCGGCAAGGGGCGATGCGGCGGCATCGGCCCCGTCGGCGGGCGCGCCCCGCTGCCCGTTGCCGGCGGCGAGGGTGACCTTGCCCGTCTTCATGTCGATCACCCGAACCTGCTTGTGATCGAGATCGGCCAGCACCAGGTGCTCGCACTGCGGATCGAACTGCACGCAGTACAGCCCGCCAAAAGTCGCCGCCGACGCCAGCCCGCCGTTGCCGCTGGTGCCCTTGGTCCCGGTGCCTGCGAAGGTGGACATGATGCCGGTCTTGGCGTCGATCTTGCGGACGGTGTAGTTGCCGGTGTCACCGATGTAGACGTCGCCGGTCTTCTTATCGATTGCGAGGGAGTGGGGGACGTTGAGCTGCGCCGCCGTCGCCGGGCCGCCGTCTCCCTTGTTCCCCTTGGTCCCGTCCCCGGCAACGGCTGTGATCACGCCGGCGGTGTCGATCTTCCACAGCCGGTTGCTGTATTCGACCACCCAGAGGTTGCCGGCTGGGTCGAACTGGGCGCCGAAAACCTGTCCCAGCTTGGCATCGGTTGCTTTCGACCCGCTGCCGCCGGTGCCGCCACCGGCAACGACGACCACTTTCTCGGCCGACACGACCGCAGTCAGGCAGGCGACAGCGATCAACGCAAAGAGTGGAATCGGGCGGTGCATGGGTGGCTCCAATCTGAACAGGCGACCATGATTCGCGCCCGACCTTGCATCTCCCCAAAAGGGGTCGAACGGCTCGCGAACGTACTACTCAGGTTAACATCGCCCGATGAGGCGCGATGAGATTTCTTCCCCTTCCGGCCAACATTCGTCGGTGGCCCGGGGTATAATGGGCGTAACTTCCGTCTGTCCGAACCGCTAGCCGAGACTGAGATCGCGGGATTGGACGCCATCACCTGCCGTGTTTGCGGCGGCGATGTCGTTGGTCCTCAGCGATTTTTCCCAGGAGTCCGGCCATGCTGTTCGCTTCCTCCCCCGCCGTTCTGGTTCCCTCCGCTTCCGTTTACACGCTCGCGTTCTCGTTGCCCAACGGCTACGAGTGGATCGTCATCGGCCTGATCGCGCTGCTCATTTTCGGCAAGCGGCTGCCGGGCGCGGCCCGCGGTATGGGCCAGGCGTTCCGCGAGTTTAAGGCCGGCATGAACGGATTGAACCTCAGCCATACCGACACCCCCGACGACAAGGCGATCGCCGTCCGCGACACGCCCAAGTGAACGATTCGTCCCGCGTTCCCCGTTTTGCGAAACAACGCTGGCCGGGCTGTCGCTACCCGGCGAACCCTGCCCGGCGTTGACATCCGCCGAGCGTTGCGTATCTCTCCCTGTCGGTCCGACTTACAAGGCACGCCATGGCTGTCGCCACCCAACAACTTGCGGATAAGAACGCGGCGAAAGCCAAGATCAATCCCGACGACTACCGCATGACGCTCGGCGAGCACCTGGAAGAGCTGCGCGTGCGGCTGTT is part of the Humisphaera borealis genome and encodes:
- a CDS encoding NHL repeat-containing protein, which produces MHRPIPLFALIAVACLTAVVSAEKVVVVAGGGTGGSGSKATDAKLGQVFGAQFDPAGNLWVVEYSNRLWKIDTAGVITAVAGDGTKGNKGDGGPATAAQLNVPHSLAIDKKTGDVYIGDTGNYTVRKIDAKTGIMSTFAGTGTKGTSGNGGLASAATFGGLYCVQFDPQCEHLVLADLDHKQVRVIDMKTGKVTLAAGNGQRGAPADGADAAASPLADPRAAAMDAAGNLYILERGVNALRVVTPDGKIKTVAGSGKKGSGGDGGPALAAEMNGPKHIWVEADGNVLIADAENHLIRRYDVKTQKIERVAGTGKAGTAGVGGDPKQAELKRPHGIYQSPDGTLYISDSYNGRVLRIEK
- a CDS encoding dicarboxylate/amino acid:cation symporter; this encodes MQTPDDANPTDPTDGPGPISRAFAAYDRVPLYLRIVVGLVLGVVIGTILNLAGAADAPPATAQPATQPTTLPATQPAANAEAVATSLPATQVSPQPQTASAATQPSTRPAVAPPSRPVAAVVAGGMDLFAKYVIQFLAALAPPLILLAIVRALLTAKVEGRQGAYMVFLLFVNTLVAICVGLLVANVIRPGHFAHGSGTAPPKGVGDVDIVKQLLENIPVSLLEPLVSGRVIGVVIVALTFGMAARKLKDRRREMVEDLIEAGFDTIIVVLHWVIWLVPLAVLCKVGAILGTKGYKPFVALGVFVIAVLVALALQATWYLGRIKWKTWIHPTFLLQQTRDALVMAFSTGSSTATMPVTYERLRNGVGLRERSASLGALVGSNFNNDGTALYEAMAALFVAQMLGIELSFGQQILVVLTSVIASVGAAGIPEAGLVTMTLVFTAVDLPTTYIPFLLPVDWFLDRCRTAINVMGDMNVACLLDGKEKETPEEAQAAAQTAPAT
- a CDS encoding radical SAM protein, with the protein product MSKLSFNIDDVISGKARLTDAQALELHSNASLHDLGQWAHAVTLRLHPEDYRTYVIDRNINYTNVCTAKCTFCAFRRDHEDSDAYTLTYDTIGEKIKELVAIGGTQILMQGGMNDRLPIEWYEDLLRYIKSTFPTVHIHAFSPPEFVEFERFFNMDVRDIIRRLHKAGLDTIPGGGGEIFAPRVRKRIGIGKASGDDWLRVMRVAHEEGLNTSATMLIGHIEFVRERIEHMAAIRDMQDYARALSGHGELSGVVRRCISRWPGIFERSAFKPAEVASAPGSYTAFIHWPFQRENTPLGRAKEWDPDTYGPFDDSTNEDILRGRVVRMAGADEYLRMLAIARLYFDNVPSLQSSWVTMGPKVGQLAMMFGANDMGSIMMEENVVSAAGTTYSLAERDICRLIRDAGWVPSQRDQYYNILKRHDGADAPDLQPLAQPPMRNVKQIDKQFIGAAPGIDDGADSSVRVQLPLLGDAR
- a CDS encoding Sec-independent protein translocase subunit TatA/TatB — translated: MLFASSPAVLVPSASVYTLAFSLPNGYEWIVIGLIALLIFGKRLPGAARGMGQAFREFKAGMNGLNLSHTDTPDDKAIAVRDTPK